TCAGCCATTACCACACCGCCACCAGAAATGATGACTGGGAATTTCGCTTCAGCAATCAAGTCTGCCGCTTCATTCAGAGATTTTTCCCCACCTGGACCACGGTCTAAACGTGCTGGTTGAGGGATCTCGGTTTTAATCTCACCGTAGAAGTAGTCACGTGGAATGTTAAGTTGAGTAGGCCCCATCTCACTCATTGCACGGTCAAAGCATCGACCCGTGTACTCCGCCATACGGTCAGGGTGCGTTACATGCCCTTGATACTTAGTAAACTCTTGGAACATTGGAAGTTGGTTACATTCTTGGAAACCACCTAAGCCCATTGTTTTAGTGCCGGTCTCTGGCGTCACAATAACAACAGGGCTGTGTGCCCAATACGCTGCTGCAATTGCTGTTACACAGTTACTGATACCCGGGCCATTCTGGCCAATAACTACCCCGTGGCGACCAGAGACTCGCGAGTAACCATCTGCCATGTGAGCAGCACCTTGCTCGTGTACCACTGGGACCAATCGAATGCCAGCAGGAGCAAAGATATCCATTGCATCCATAAATGCCGAACCCATGATGCCGAACATATCGGTGACATCATTGGCGACCATAGTTTCAACGAACGCTTCTGATGGTGTCATTGTTACTGTGCCGGAAACAACCGTACGTTTTTCTTGCTCACTCATTCTTCCATTCTCCTTGAGTTAACCTAAATTTCATTTTTCGGAATGAATTGTCTCTTTTTCGAATTCAAATTCACCTTAGTAGTAGATTTTTTGCGCGTCAACTTTTTGCGTTAAAATGGAACAATTCATTCTAATTAATAAAACCAGATCACATTATTGGTAGTTTTTCGTACAAAAAGTGCCGTTAACTCCAAGAGAGAGGTTAATAATCCGTAGCAGTTCAAAAATCACAGCAGTCATGAAAGCGAGAATGGGGAATAAAAAATGAACAATGAGGAATTGCGACCAACGCAACAGGTAAGTGTAAGAGAGCATTTCGGCATCGATAGCGACTTAACGGTGTTAGCCTTTGAGAAGGAGGGAGAGTACGTACCGAAGATCGATCCCAACTACTGTTTTGATCCTGAAGTCACGCTCGCAATATTAGCGGGCTTCACATCTAACCGTCGCACGCTAATACAAGGTACACACGGAACCGGCAAGTCTTCTCATATAGAGCAAGTGGCAGCACGATTAAATTGGCCATGCTTGAGGATCAACCTAGATGGACACTTAAGCCGATTAGATTTCATTGGCAAAGATAGCATCGTCATTAAAGATGGAATGCAGATAACAGAGTTTAAGGAAGGGATTCTTCCACAAAGTATTCAGCAACCCATCGCATTAGTGTTGGACGAATACGATGCGGGCCGACCTGATGTGATGTTTGTGATTCAGCAACTGCTAGAGCAAGACGGCAAATACACTTCTCTCGAGCAAAACCGAGTGATTACTCCCCACCCTTCTTTCCGCCTGTTTGCGACCTGCAATACACTCGGTTTAGGCAACTTTTCCGGTTTGTACTCTGGTACTCAAGTGCTTAACCATAGCCAACTTGACCGATGGAAC
The window above is part of the Vibrio chagasii genome. Proteins encoded here:
- a CDS encoding MoxR family ATPase — its product is MNNEELRPTQQVSVREHFGIDSDLTVLAFEKEGEYVPKIDPNYCFDPEVTLAILAGFTSNRRTLIQGTHGTGKSSHIEQVAARLNWPCLRINLDGHLSRLDFIGKDSIVIKDGMQITEFKEGILPQSIQQPIALVLDEYDAGRPDVMFVIQQLLEQDGKYTSLEQNRVITPHPSFRLFATCNTLGLGNFSGLYSGTQVLNHSQLDRWNIIATLNYLDSHHETKIVLSKRPELNNESGQQLVEKMIATAGLTRNGFRAGDLSTVMSPRTVITWAENIRIFNNVATAFRLSFLNRCEEEEKELVREYYFRCFGEALEDHTQSYAQSES